The region GTCCATCTAGGCTCTCCTTTAAAATAATTAACTTACCTTTATAAGAATTTAGCGCTGAAAAACATTGTTTAGTAAGTTTGACCCCTTGTTCAAGCAACTCTAAACTATAATTTAAGGTAATATCTTTGTCTTCCATTTTCTCAATAATATTCTCTAATTCAATCAATAATTTTTC is a window of Clostridia bacterium DNA encoding:
- the xseB gene encoding exodeoxyribonuclease VII small subunit; amino-acid sequence: MDIEKLLIELENIIEKMEDKDITLNYSLELLEQGVKLTKQCFSALNSYKGKLIILKESLDGLDE